In Periplaneta americana isolate PAMFEO1 chromosome 4, P.americana_PAMFEO1_priV1, whole genome shotgun sequence, one DNA window encodes the following:
- the LOC138698805 gene encoding uncharacterized protein, which produces MSSKSCVLVQVIVLCASTVIANMDSSDFAQRESSWEFSLNSLGLSPLYKLYHKCMRKDATTTMEECLSTQVVVLMDQMVHKDRVPIVEGIEMVSKPKQSGRSFGQEAQPLTEETLEATLPRSLEARQETLDSLIVDRASNFFQSHTLHVDLPTGRGLRRGAMKIKKLLLPFLMGVVLKAASIIPVILSVMGVLAMKALLASKGALILTGLIGLRRILHQGHQAQHKGSHHHQMFQHDLGFSSLSHGLANLMHGLGTSEHQYGHGHADSHGSGSNVAQAVMYGRSFDSAEGNQLRRRSDSVQKAKRLPFSYPGLTKTLVVTA; this is translated from the exons ATGAGTTCCAAGTCGTGTGTTTTAGTGCAAGTGATCGTTTTGTGTGCTTCAACAGTTATAGCAAACATGGATTCAAGTGACTTTGCTCAGCGTGAATCATCCTGGGAATTCAGCCTCAACTCGTTAGGACTATCGCCTCTGTATAAATTATACCACAAGTGCATGAGAAAGGACGCTACCACGACGATGGAAGAGTGCCTGAGTACCCAAGTCGTTGTTCTTATGGACCAGATGGTGCATAAAGATCGCGTGCCCATTGTTGAAGGCATCGAAATGGTCAGCAAGCCAAAACAATCTGGAAGATCGTTTGGACAGGAAGCACAGCCGCTGACGGAGGAGACTTTGGAGGCCACGCTTCCCAGAAGTCTAGAGGCGAGGCAGGAAACTCTTGACAGCCTCATCGTCGATAGAGCTTCCAATTTCTTCCAGTCCCACACTCTGCATGTGGATCTGCCAACCGGACGCGGTTTACGTCGCGGTG CGATGAAGATAAAGAAGCTGCTACTTCCCTTTCTCATGGGGGTGGTCCTGAAGGCCGCCTCTATCATCCCCGTCATACTCAGTGTAATGGGAGTTCTCGCGATGAAGGCACTGCTGGCCAGCAAGGGTGCCCTCATCCTCACTGGACTCATTG GCTTGCGCAGAATTCTACACCAGGGTCATCAGGCCCAGCACAAGGGTTCGCACCACCACCAGATGTTCCAGCATGACCTGGGCTTCTCATCCCTCAGCCACGGCCTGGCCAACCTGATGCACGGCCTGGGCACCTCTGAGCACCAGTATGGCCACGGCCACGCGGACTCCCACGGCTCCGGCAGCAACGTCGCGCAGGCGGTTATGTACGGCAGATCCTTCGACAGCGCCGAAGGCAACCAACTCAGAAGGAGATCCGACAGCGTGCAGAAAGCGAAGAGACTGCCATTTTCCTACCCCGGACTAACCAAGACTCTAGTCGTCACGGCATGA